The proteins below come from a single Mesobacillus jeotgali genomic window:
- a CDS encoding GNAT family N-acetyltransferase: protein MEIERGEVKVNPILLEFPAEFETERLFIRMPLPGDGAVTCESINASLKELQPWMPFAKKEQNVEETEIVIREGYINFLNRSDLRLLVFKKDTREFVGSSGLHRINWDVPKFEIGYWIDTRYSGRGYMTEAVQGITDFAVRELKARRIEIRCDVLNTKSRAIPDKLGFALDGILRNDSVSVDGDLRDTCIYSKVF from the coding sequence ATGGAGATTGAAAGGGGAGAGGTGAAGGTGAATCCTATTTTATTGGAGTTCCCAGCCGAATTTGAAACAGAACGTCTTTTTATCAGGATGCCGCTGCCTGGAGACGGAGCTGTAACCTGTGAATCCATCAATGCATCCTTAAAAGAACTTCAGCCTTGGATGCCATTTGCCAAAAAAGAACAGAATGTTGAAGAAACAGAAATCGTGATCAGGGAGGGCTATATAAACTTTTTGAATCGCTCAGACCTTAGGCTTCTTGTATTCAAGAAAGATACCAGGGAATTTGTTGGTTCATCAGGTCTGCACAGAATTAACTGGGACGTCCCAAAATTTGAAATCGGATATTGGATTGACACTCGATACAGTGGTCGAGGATACATGACCGAGGCTGTCCAGGGAATCACTGATTTTGCCGTTCGCGAGCTTAAAGCCCGCAGGATTGAAATCCGGTGTGATGTATTGAATACTAAAAGCAGGGCTATCCCCGACAAATTAGGTTTTGCTCTCGATGGGATCTTAAGGAATGATTCAGTTTCCGTTGACGGTGATCTCAGGGATACCTGTATTTATTCTAAGGTATTCTAA
- a CDS encoding MFS transporter has protein sequence MKGWKNPILLVLGIGVSNIGNWIYFVAINLLVLKLTGSAAAIAGLFIIRPLAILLTNTWAGSVIDRVNKRRLMIYIDILRGILIAVIPLFTSLIPIYIIMFLTNIAGAFFGPTSETYITKLVPPEKRKRFNSIFSFATSGAMLVGPSVSGVLIMYGSINTSIYINALTFFLCALAIYFLPDVDEKVSSESVREPITLKMIAADWKAVISFGKTAAGFMVVFLIFQFITLISFALDSQEVTFIQQVVGLSEKNYGLLVSLTGAGYVAGSFAVSALANRLSIKMLLGLGSFLSVTGYLMFYLASSETVPLAVAGFIIIGFFSPFSFTGYATFFQNNVPVDLMGRFSSSFAFFQAMVQIVLTLLLGYLAEVVKLQTVTVAFSALGLLLAVALTSIIFLQSKKDLFVLETESNLTEEG, from the coding sequence TTGAAAGGCTGGAAGAATCCCATACTTTTGGTTCTGGGAATTGGAGTTTCAAACATTGGTAATTGGATTTATTTTGTTGCTATTAATTTATTAGTTTTAAAATTAACAGGTTCTGCAGCTGCGATAGCAGGGTTATTCATCATTAGACCTTTAGCAATCCTTTTAACTAATACATGGGCAGGCAGCGTCATTGATCGGGTGAATAAGAGAAGGTTAATGATTTACATTGATATCCTTCGCGGGATACTGATTGCGGTCATCCCATTATTCACTTCTTTAATTCCAATATATATCATAATGTTCTTAACCAATATAGCGGGGGCATTCTTTGGTCCCACATCAGAAACTTACATAACAAAGCTTGTACCGCCTGAAAAAAGAAAACGTTTCAATTCGATTTTTTCCTTCGCGACATCTGGTGCCATGCTGGTAGGACCGAGTGTGTCAGGGGTGTTGATTATGTATGGAAGCATAAATACAAGTATATATATTAATGCTCTAACTTTCTTTTTATGTGCCTTGGCCATTTACTTCCTTCCTGATGTTGATGAAAAGGTAAGCAGTGAAAGTGTTAGAGAACCGATTACGTTAAAAATGATCGCTGCTGATTGGAAAGCAGTCATCAGTTTTGGGAAAACGGCAGCAGGATTTATGGTGGTTTTCCTGATTTTCCAGTTCATTACATTGATATCCTTTGCTCTCGATTCACAGGAGGTAACCTTCATACAGCAGGTTGTCGGCTTATCTGAAAAGAATTATGGATTATTGGTCAGCCTCACAGGAGCTGGGTATGTGGCTGGTTCATTCGCAGTGTCAGCGCTGGCGAATCGTCTATCAATAAAAATGCTGTTAGGACTGGGATCTTTTTTATCAGTAACTGGGTACTTAATGTTCTATCTTGCATCTTCAGAAACGGTACCACTAGCCGTGGCTGGTTTTATCATTATTGGTTTTTTTTCACCATTTTCTTTTACTGGTTACGCAACTTTTTTCCAAAACAATGTACCAGTTGACTTGATGGGCAGGTTTAGCAGTTCGTTTGCCTTCTTTCAGGCAATGGTTCAAATCGTATTAACATTATTATTGGGTTATTTAGCAGAAGTGGTAAAACTGCAAACAGTCACCGTCGCTTTCTCTGCACTGGGACTGCTGTTGGCTGTTGCATTGACATCGATCATATTTCTGCAGTCAAAGAAGGATCTTTTCGTTCTTGAGACAGAGAGCAATTTAACAGAAGAGGGATAA
- a CDS encoding undecaprenyl-diphosphate phosphatase, with amino-acid sequence MNIWELIVAFILGLVEGLTEFAPVSSTGHMIIVDDLLLHSKQLFTEPVANTFKVVIQLGSILAVVIVFKDRFINLLGLEKGVSIADSKGRLSLPKVIAGLIPAGVTGILFEDYIDEHLFSVETVIIGLVVGAFLLIIADRFQPKILKTEDVDQISYKQAFGVGLFQCLGLWPGFSRSGSTIAGGVLLGMSHRAASDFTFIMAVPIMLGASGISLLKNWQYFTIDALPFFTVGFISAFVFALIFIRFFLKLINKIKLMPFAIYRIILAGVIYFIFL; translated from the coding sequence ATGAACATTTGGGAATTAATTGTGGCATTTATACTCGGTTTAGTAGAAGGATTAACTGAATTTGCACCTGTCTCGTCCACTGGCCATATGATTATTGTCGATGATTTGCTGTTGCACTCTAAACAATTGTTTACAGAGCCTGTTGCCAATACTTTTAAAGTAGTTATTCAATTAGGATCTATATTAGCTGTGGTCATTGTATTCAAAGACCGATTCATTAACCTGTTAGGTTTGGAAAAGGGTGTTTCAATCGCGGATTCAAAAGGGAGGCTGAGTCTGCCTAAGGTAATCGCAGGTTTGATTCCTGCTGGAGTGACTGGCATTTTATTTGAGGACTATATTGATGAGCACCTATTTTCGGTAGAAACTGTCATCATCGGATTGGTAGTTGGAGCATTTCTGTTGATAATAGCAGACCGCTTTCAACCCAAAATACTTAAGACTGAGGATGTTGATCAAATCAGCTATAAACAGGCATTTGGAGTAGGTTTGTTCCAGTGTCTTGGATTATGGCCAGGTTTTTCGAGGTCCGGTTCCACAATAGCGGGAGGAGTACTTCTCGGGATGAGCCATCGCGCGGCTTCCGATTTCACCTTCATCATGGCGGTTCCAATCATGCTTGGCGCAAGCGGAATATCTTTGCTGAAAAACTGGCAGTATTTCACAATAGATGCATTGCCTTTTTTCACTGTAGGCTTTATCAGCGCGTTTGTGTTTGCGTTGATTTTCATCAGATTCTTTCTGAAGCTTATCAATAAAATTAAGTTAATGCCATTTGCGATCTATCGGATTATTTTGGCGGGAGTTATTTATTTTATTTTTCTTTAA
- a CDS encoding DUF6044 family protein, which yields MSYLQDKERKLIIFSLIVISLFLSPYFILGDGAHIRVHDNLDSNLAWYKVLAGSGQIAGSLDARIPQIINGLPRNALGTEYSLIVWLYVLFPTMVAYGISQGITRFIAFLGMYLVLKDHFTKGEDNSLIRVGTALAFALTPFWPSGMLSTLGMPLALWAFLHIRKGRGSWPHYLALTLLPFYSSIVLGFFFFLSAMGLFWLSDVIRSKGWNWKFFLAIAYMTAVFLITDYRLVYSFLFDGEPNSRDEYFHARLSFWHSVRLTFKNFLLGHTHVMTVHTLVILPVIAAAIILIWKHRKWKKERIFVFLFGLNFALSAWYAFWFYKGWLPLTERFHFLDTFNFARFHFLRPLILYILFAIGLKILWNEKILRKAVPWLVAAQIILLLFTNEEIVYHKKPSVREFYAEQQFEEIKNYIGKPQHSYRVASIGLHPAIAQYNGFYTLDTYNNFYPLSYKYQFRKIIENELEKNKRIRVYFDEWGGRCYLFTDELGKHYMFKKNSKRRIENIYVNIEQFKEMGGEFIFSSVPIDNASENNLKLDKIFNSKESAWKIYLYEAL from the coding sequence TTGTCTTACTTACAGGATAAAGAGCGAAAACTCATCATATTTTCTCTCATTGTGATTTCACTCTTCCTATCCCCCTATTTTATTTTAGGAGACGGTGCCCACATTCGGGTACATGACAATCTAGACTCAAATTTAGCATGGTACAAGGTGCTTGCTGGGAGTGGCCAGATTGCCGGTTCGTTAGATGCCAGGATTCCTCAAATCATCAATGGACTGCCGAGGAATGCACTTGGAACTGAGTATAGTCTCATTGTATGGCTTTATGTATTGTTCCCGACAATGGTTGCATATGGAATAAGCCAGGGTATCACCAGGTTTATAGCCTTCCTCGGTATGTATTTGGTTTTGAAGGACCACTTTACTAAGGGAGAAGATAATAGCCTGATTCGCGTCGGGACAGCTCTTGCATTTGCGCTTACCCCTTTTTGGCCGTCAGGGATGCTTAGTACATTGGGTATGCCGTTGGCACTCTGGGCTTTTTTGCATATCAGAAAGGGGAGAGGTTCCTGGCCGCATTATCTTGCACTTACCCTTTTGCCGTTTTACTCAAGTATCGTTTTGGGTTTTTTCTTCTTCCTCAGTGCAATGGGTCTATTCTGGCTTAGTGATGTCATTCGCAGTAAGGGCTGGAATTGGAAATTCTTTTTGGCGATCGCTTATATGACTGCTGTTTTCTTAATCACTGATTACCGGCTGGTCTATTCTTTTTTATTTGACGGGGAACCGAATAGCAGGGATGAATACTTTCACGCCCGCCTGTCGTTCTGGCACTCTGTCAGGCTTACCTTCAAAAATTTCCTGCTAGGACACACACATGTGATGACTGTACATACTTTGGTTATATTGCCCGTCATAGCAGCTGCGATCATTCTGATTTGGAAGCACAGAAAGTGGAAGAAAGAACGCATCTTTGTATTCCTCTTTGGGCTGAATTTTGCTTTATCAGCTTGGTATGCTTTCTGGTTTTATAAAGGCTGGCTCCCATTGACTGAAAGATTTCATTTTCTTGATACATTCAACTTTGCCAGGTTTCATTTTTTGCGCCCGTTAATTCTTTATATTCTGTTTGCGATTGGTCTTAAGATCCTCTGGAATGAAAAAATATTACGGAAGGCTGTTCCCTGGTTGGTGGCTGCCCAGATTATCTTGCTCCTGTTCACGAATGAAGAAATTGTTTACCACAAAAAGCCCAGTGTCAGGGAATTTTATGCAGAGCAACAATTTGAAGAGATCAAAAATTACATCGGAAAACCTCAACATAGCTATCGTGTTGCCAGTATAGGCTTGCATCCAGCAATCGCGCAATATAATGGATTTTACACGCTGGACACCTACAATAATTTTTATCCTCTAAGTTATAAATATCAGTTTAGGAAGATTATCGAAAATGAGCTTGAAAAGAATAAGCGTATCCGTGTTTACTTTGATGAGTGGGGCGGACGCTGTTATCTTTTTACCGATGAATTGGGAAAGCATTATATGTTTAAAAAAAACTCAAAGAGAAGAATTGAAAATATTTATGTGAACATAGAGCAGTTTAAGGAAATGGGCGGGGAGTTTATCTTCTCTTCAGTTCCAATCGATAACGCATCAGAAAATAATCTTAAGCTTGATAAGATCTTTAATTCTAAGGAAAGTGCCTGGAAAATTTACCTCTATGAAGCTTTATAA
- a CDS encoding glycosyltransferase family 2 protein, which translates to MNAPIFTIIVPCYNEEDVLEETINQLAAKLSELIKQNMVSEKSKVLFVDDGSEDRTWHLIYKASLDNEMIKGLKLSRNAGHQNALLAGLFSAKEASDCMVTIDADLQDDIHAINEMVRKFNEGYEVVYGVRSSRESDTFFKRFTAEGFYKLMDKLGVKLVFNHADFRLMSKRAVEELEHFAESNMFLRGIVPLIGFNSTSVYYERKERHAGETKYPLKKMLGFAFDGITSFSVTPIRFVMIVGCLSFFVSLVFGLYFLTLKLFGNTELGWTSLITSIWLIGGLQLIALGLVGEYIGKIYKETKRRPKYIIDVDLFNLPVSRKLINMEGADYEPISENRKLSENN; encoded by the coding sequence ATGAATGCGCCGATCTTCACAATTATCGTGCCTTGTTATAATGAAGAAGATGTTTTGGAAGAGACTATTAATCAGTTGGCAGCAAAGCTAAGTGAATTGATCAAGCAAAATATGGTATCAGAAAAAAGTAAAGTCTTATTCGTCGATGATGGGAGCGAGGATAGGACCTGGCACTTGATTTACAAAGCCAGTTTAGATAATGAAATGATAAAAGGCCTGAAGCTCTCAAGAAATGCAGGACATCAAAATGCATTGCTTGCCGGACTTTTTTCTGCAAAAGAGGCCTCTGATTGCATGGTAACCATTGATGCTGATCTGCAGGATGACATTCATGCTATTAATGAAATGGTAAGAAAGTTCAATGAAGGTTACGAAGTGGTATATGGTGTGAGAAGCAGCAGGGAGAGTGATACATTCTTCAAACGTTTTACTGCTGAAGGATTTTACAAGCTTATGGACAAGCTTGGGGTCAAACTGGTCTTCAACCATGCCGATTTTCGGTTGATGAGCAAGAGGGCCGTTGAAGAATTGGAGCATTTTGCAGAAAGCAATATGTTTCTCCGCGGTATTGTTCCATTAATAGGCTTCAACTCTACGAGTGTTTATTACGAAAGAAAGGAACGTCATGCCGGTGAAACGAAGTACCCATTGAAGAAGATGCTTGGGTTTGCCTTTGATGGAATCACTTCTTTTTCAGTGACACCGATAAGATTTGTGATGATTGTAGGATGCCTCTCTTTTTTCGTAAGCCTAGTATTCGGTCTATATTTTCTTACATTGAAACTTTTTGGAAATACAGAACTCGGATGGACTTCCTTAATCACATCTATATGGCTTATTGGAGGTCTGCAGTTAATTGCGCTTGGTTTGGTTGGAGAGTATATAGGTAAAATTTATAAAGAAACTAAACGGCGTCCGAAATATATTATTGATGTGGATCTGTTTAATCTGCCTGTTTCGAGGAAGCTGATCAACATGGAAGGAGCAGATTATGAGCCAATCAGTGAAAATCGGAAGCTATCTGAGAATAACTAA
- a CDS encoding ABC transporter ATP-binding protein translates to MSQFALEVKELTKTIGKKTIVDDVSFQVERGEIFGLLGPNGAGKTTIIRMIVSLINRTGGTVLVNGHDLDESFTKAMNELGAIVENPEFYKYLSGYKNLRHYARMALSDITEERLNEVTKLVGLENAIHDKVRTYSLGMRQRLGVAQAILHKPSILILDEPTNGLDPQGIREFRDYLRLLASQGTSVLVSSHLLSEMQLMCDRFAIIEKGKLIHISSMHNDNETSEALEVKTIEVELSDPALASKLLKEKMTDVKVTTSKGNRITLSVRKEQIPRINKLFVENQIDVFEILNVKATLEDRFLEITNKGKKEQMI, encoded by the coding sequence ATGTCGCAATTTGCCCTCGAGGTAAAAGAGTTGACTAAGACGATTGGTAAAAAAACCATCGTTGATGATGTGAGTTTTCAAGTGGAACGAGGTGAAATATTTGGACTGTTGGGTCCTAACGGTGCCGGAAAAACAACAATCATCCGAATGATTGTTAGCCTGATTAATCGCACAGGAGGAACTGTGCTCGTAAACGGCCACGATTTGGATGAGTCTTTTACAAAAGCAATGAATGAACTGGGTGCTATTGTGGAAAATCCAGAATTCTACAAATACCTTAGTGGATACAAAAATCTCAGGCATTATGCGCGGATGGCACTAAGTGATATTACCGAAGAGCGGCTAAACGAAGTAACCAAGCTTGTAGGCCTTGAAAATGCGATCCATGATAAAGTCCGTACTTATTCTTTGGGAATGCGCCAACGCCTCGGGGTGGCGCAAGCGATTTTACATAAACCGTCTATTCTCATACTGGATGAGCCTACTAATGGACTGGACCCGCAGGGAATTCGTGAGTTCAGGGATTATTTGCGCTTGCTCGCAAGCCAGGGAACTTCTGTATTAGTATCTTCTCATTTATTGTCGGAGATGCAGCTAATGTGTGACCGATTTGCGATCATTGAAAAGGGGAAATTGATACATATTTCTTCTATGCATAATGATAATGAAACGTCTGAAGCGCTGGAGGTTAAGACAATAGAGGTGGAATTATCGGATCCTGCCCTTGCTTCCAAGCTATTGAAAGAAAAGATGACAGATGTAAAAGTAACCACCAGTAAAGGCAATCGCATAACTTTATCAGTACGCAAAGAACAAATCCCGAGGATTAACAAGCTATTCGTTGAAAATCAAATAGATGTCTTCGAAATATTAAACGTGAAAGCAACACTGGAAGACCGCTTCCTGGAAATCACGAATAAAGGCAAGAAGGAGCAGATGATATGA
- a CDS encoding YpzG family protein: MSYKDHLDPHSQLFHHTWTRRKHTNSQVNGETQVTKNTLLARSNAKAHRMF, encoded by the coding sequence ATGAGTTATAAAGATCATTTGGATCCACACTCACAACTTTTCCACCACACTTGGACTAGGCGCAAGCATACCAACTCGCAGGTAAACGGGGAAACCCAGGTAACAAAGAACACACTGCTTGCAAGGAGTAACGCTAAAGCGCACCGCATGTTTTGA
- a CDS encoding PBP1A family penicillin-binding protein, producing MHVLQRFWDAVVRFWKRRHLTQILLLVLLVFILLSILWFAFIASRANVQTLKDGLSQATTIYDRDGNEASKLATNRTGGVSIKVMPEHVPNAVIAIEDERFYEHNGFDIKGIARAFFGNLLAGGITGGGSTLTQQLTKNALLSSERTYKRKVEELFLAVELEKVYEKDEIIEMYLNQVYFGSGAFGINNASKKYFAKDIQDVTISEAALLAGLLKAPSALDPYNNYDAAIKRRNVVLSKMNELGMISDAEYKKAKSEEIVLEDGGGSLADRKYPSYVDAVLDEATSKYGLTQDEIMTRGYRIHTELDQDIQSGLEKVYRQDYLFPDRASDVLVQSGSVLLDPENGGVRALVGGRGEKVFRGFNRATHLRAQPGSTMKPLAVYTPALEEGYEYDSMLVDEKMSFKNYSPKNFSDTYQGEVPMYEAVEKSINIPAVWLLNEIGLNKGIDSVRRFGIKVEKEDQNLALALGGMHNGVSPLKMAEAYSVFPNGGKRHDAHLITKIVGPTGKVIAEHDESTTRVTSKAVANEMTSMLLNVVETGTGKGTNIEGVEIAGKTGSTQLPYADINGTKDQWFVGYTPNIVGAVWLGYDKTDRKHYLSSSSSRDVVPLFRAIMEETVPHIEQEEFRVQSINERKSGAVIDYEETEKAIREKANELEQELKERAGKVEEKLKEEAPKWKKVFDQMQEDAAKVGDKVFDKLREWQGE from the coding sequence ATGCATGTACTGCAACGATTTTGGGATGCTGTTGTTCGATTTTGGAAACGACGGCACCTGACTCAAATTTTGTTATTAGTTTTATTGGTGTTCATCCTGCTGTCCATCCTTTGGTTCGCGTTTATCGCTAGCAGGGCAAATGTCCAGACCCTGAAGGATGGATTGAGCCAGGCAACCACCATCTATGATCGCGACGGAAATGAAGCAAGCAAGCTTGCTACCAACCGTACTGGCGGAGTGTCCATAAAAGTTATGCCAGAACATGTCCCAAATGCCGTCATTGCTATTGAGGATGAACGGTTCTATGAACATAACGGATTCGATATAAAAGGTATCGCCCGTGCTTTCTTCGGAAACCTTTTAGCTGGGGGGATTACCGGCGGTGGCAGTACACTTACCCAGCAACTGACCAAAAATGCTCTGTTATCTTCTGAGCGGACATACAAACGTAAAGTAGAGGAATTATTTTTGGCAGTCGAGCTTGAAAAAGTGTATGAAAAGGATGAAATCATAGAAATGTACCTGAACCAGGTATATTTCGGCAGTGGTGCATTTGGAATTAACAATGCCAGCAAGAAATATTTCGCAAAGGATATTCAGGATGTCACTATAAGCGAGGCTGCATTGCTAGCGGGCTTACTTAAAGCACCTTCTGCCCTGGATCCCTATAACAATTACGACGCTGCCATCAAACGCAGGAATGTTGTTCTTTCTAAAATGAACGAACTTGGTATGATATCAGATGCCGAGTACAAAAAAGCAAAGTCAGAGGAAATTGTATTGGAAGACGGAGGGGGTTCTCTTGCCGACCGAAAATATCCTTCATATGTTGACGCTGTCTTGGATGAAGCAACTAGTAAATACGGTCTCACCCAGGATGAAATCATGACAAGAGGCTATCGAATTCATACAGAATTGGACCAGGACATCCAATCCGGCCTGGAAAAAGTGTACCGACAGGATTATCTATTCCCTGATCGGGCCAGTGATGTTTTAGTTCAAAGTGGATCCGTCCTGCTTGATCCGGAAAATGGGGGCGTCCGTGCATTGGTTGGCGGACGCGGCGAGAAAGTTTTCAGAGGATTTAACCGTGCAACCCACCTGAGGGCTCAGCCTGGTTCGACAATGAAACCTCTGGCGGTTTACACACCGGCATTAGAAGAAGGCTATGAATATGATTCCATGCTGGTTGATGAGAAGATGTCATTTAAAAATTACAGCCCGAAAAACTTTTCCGACACTTATCAGGGAGAGGTTCCGATGTATGAGGCAGTGGAAAAGTCCATTAACATACCCGCAGTCTGGCTATTGAATGAAATAGGCTTGAATAAAGGAATCGACTCTGTTAGAAGATTTGGAATCAAAGTAGAAAAAGAGGACCAGAACCTGGCCCTCGCCCTTGGAGGAATGCACAATGGTGTTTCCCCTCTAAAGATGGCTGAAGCTTATTCGGTCTTTCCAAATGGAGGGAAGCGTCATGATGCCCACCTGATTACCAAAATCGTTGGTCCTACCGGCAAGGTCATCGCAGAACATGATGAATCAACAACCCGCGTTACTTCCAAAGCAGTTGCCAATGAAATGACATCGATGTTATTGAATGTTGTTGAAACAGGTACAGGTAAAGGGACAAATATTGAGGGTGTCGAGATTGCAGGCAAAACTGGCTCCACACAGCTCCCTTATGCAGATATCAACGGAACAAAGGATCAATGGTTTGTTGGCTATACACCGAACATTGTTGGGGCTGTATGGCTGGGATATGATAAAACAGACCGCAAACATTATTTATCCAGCAGCAGCTCAAGAGATGTAGTGCCTCTATTCAGGGCAATCATGGAAGAAACAGTTCCCCACATTGAGCAGGAGGAATTCAGGGTACAATCAATCAACGAACGCAAGTCCGGTGCCGTTATTGATTATGAAGAAACTGAAAAAGCAATTAGGGAAAAAGCAAATGAGCTGGAGCAAGAATTAAAGGAACGCGCTGGAAAGGTTGAAGAAAAACTGAAAGAAGAAGCACCAAAGTGGAAAAAAGTATTTGACCAAATGCAGGAAGATGCCGCTAAAGTCGGAGATAAGGTGTTTGACAAGCTTAGAGAGTGGCAAGGAGAATAA
- a CDS encoding GtrA family protein, whose product MSQSVKIGSYLRITNQLAQRIRLGSVSFSEFIKFLMVGLLNTVVGMGLMFFLKNGLEWPFWYATFSGNTAGAAVSFLLNKIYTFKSKVPIHVGAARFIIVVMACYFLSFSISTVITGTMNSITAGPFYIDSDNIAILLGSVIYTLTNYIGQKFLVFKESTKSSL is encoded by the coding sequence ATGAGCCAATCAGTGAAAATCGGAAGCTATCTGAGAATAACTAACCAGCTGGCGCAAAGGATTAGACTTGGGTCTGTAAGCTTTTCGGAATTCATTAAATTTCTGATGGTTGGGTTACTCAATACCGTTGTTGGAATGGGACTGATGTTTTTTTTGAAAAATGGACTGGAATGGCCGTTTTGGTATGCCACATTCTCTGGAAATACAGCAGGCGCTGCTGTCAGCTTTCTACTGAATAAAATATACACATTTAAAAGCAAGGTTCCCATTCATGTTGGAGCAGCCAGATTTATTATTGTTGTGATGGCATGTTATTTTCTTTCCTTCTCAATCAGCACTGTGATTACCGGGACTATGAATTCAATAACAGCAGGGCCATTTTATATCGACTCAGACAATATTGCCATCCTTCTTGGATCAGTCATATACACGCTCACGAACTATATTGGCCAAAAGTTCCTTGTTTTTAAGGAAAGTACTAAAAGCAGCTTATGA
- a CDS encoding ABC transporter permease — protein sequence MIPLIQNELMKIFGKMASWIYMIIILMAVLIAGIIYMKFSADPNPNWRQDTQAEIAMLENQMASASDDEKKMIQNQIEQTQQFLDQDINPNEKTNWHFMNDVVVGVSSLVTLFVVVVGSANVAAEFSDGTIKQLLIRPHQRWRILLSKYIAVIIYALLLVLTLIVSGYIIGLILFGSGDFNMKMFEITLEGRKVAEVGTQFMLKMLYFIPSLLIIMTIAFMLSTLFKSQALAVGIGIFVLFFSSTIGGIILMLADKYTWAKFLIFPHLDLTVYALQDRILEDITMPVSLAILAVYYAIFMMLTFFFFQKRDISI from the coding sequence ATGATTCCTTTAATCCAAAATGAGTTAATGAAGATATTTGGCAAAATGGCAAGCTGGATCTATATGATCATTATCTTGATGGCCGTTTTAATTGCCGGCATCATTTATATGAAATTCAGCGCAGATCCAAATCCTAATTGGCGTCAGGACACCCAGGCAGAGATCGCAATGCTTGAAAACCAGATGGCATCTGCCTCCGATGACGAGAAGAAAATGATTCAGAACCAAATTGAACAGACACAGCAATTTCTTGATCAAGACATTAACCCAAATGAAAAGACAAACTGGCATTTCATGAACGACGTAGTAGTGGGTGTCAGCTCACTTGTCACCTTGTTCGTGGTTGTGGTTGGCAGTGCCAATGTCGCTGCAGAATTCTCGGATGGAACCATCAAGCAGCTGCTGATTCGTCCGCATCAGCGATGGAGAATCCTGTTGTCAAAGTATATTGCAGTCATCATATATGCATTATTATTGGTCCTGACATTAATTGTATCAGGATACATTATAGGATTAATCTTATTTGGCAGTGGTGATTTCAATATGAAGATGTTTGAAATCACACTTGAAGGAAGAAAGGTAGCCGAAGTCGGTACACAATTCATGTTAAAAATGCTTTACTTCATTCCAAGTCTGCTAATCATCATGACAATTGCCTTTATGCTGTCAACATTATTTAAAAGCCAGGCCCTGGCAGTGGGAATCGGGATATTCGTGCTGTTCTTCTCCTCTACAATCGGCGGTATCATCCTTATGCTTGCTGATAAATATACTTGGGCAAAATTCTTGATATTCCCTCATCTGGATTTGACCGTCTATGCACTTCAGGATCGAATTCTTGAGGATATAACAATGCCGGTATCGCTAGCCATACTGGCGGTATATTACGCGATATTTATGATGCTCACCTTTTTCTTTTTCCAAAAGAGGGATATCAGTATATAA